CTGCGCCCCGTTAAAGACTCCCTGGAGGTCCTCGCCGTTCGGCGCCACGTAAACGTCCACGACGCGCCGCAACTGGTAATGATCCACTTCGGTCGGCGCCTGTGACCGCCAGATTTGGCTCAGATTCTCCAGCCGGGTCGTCTTGAGCAACCGCGCCGCCCGCAGCGGCAGTGCGCTGAGCGCCGCCAGATTCTTCACGTAATCCTCGGGGTACTGCACGGTGAGAAAGTAATCATTGCCGGTTTTGGGGTCCACCCAGTAGCTCGGGGCGATCATCGCATCGGAAGTCAGCGCCGTGATAACGCTGCTCACCGCCTCTTTTGCGCTCAAGCCCAATTGATCGGCGCGGACGCGATCGATATTTAAATTCAACGCCGGGTAATCCATGTCTTGTGGCACCAGCACGTCACTGACGCCCGGCAGACGACGGACCTTCTGCGCGATTTGGGTCGCGGTCGCGTGCGCGGCCGCCAGATCCAGGGCACTGACGGCGATATCCATGGGTGCGGGCATCCCCAGGTCAAGGATGGCGCCCACGAGGCCGCCGGTGCGGAAGTAGGCAGTTACTTGGGGCAGATCGCGTTTGACCCGCTGGCGCACGCGTTGCATGTACTCAAAGGAACTCTGATGAGAGTGAGGTTGGAGACCCACCTGAATAAACGCCGTGTGCGGGCCGGAGTTGGGGGTGTAGATGGAGGAGAAGCCCGGCATGACACCGATGTTAGCCACCACGATCTTGATGTCCTTAGCCGGAACGACTTGCCTGACGATGCCCTCGACCTTGCCGACGAGTTTATCGGTCAATTCCAGACGCAGGCCGGTAGGGGCCTTGATGTTAATGACGAACTGGCCCGGGTCGGTCTGCGGGAAGTATGCCTTCCCGATGAATGGATACACGGCCAGGCTTAATACGAACAAACCGGTGATCCCCAGTACCGTAGCCGCGGGCCGAATCAGCGCTAGGTTCAACACCGCCGCATATTGGTCGAGCATTTGCTGGAACTTGCGATTGAACCAGTCATTGAACCGCCGGCCCCAACCCTTGCGCTCGACCGGCCCGCCAGCGGACCCTTGCCCATGAGCTTTAAGCAATTTGGCACAGAACAGTGGCACGACCGTTAGCGCCACGAAATAAGAGGCGAACAGCGATAACACGACGCCCAGAGCCAGCGCCGTGAAGAGGAAGCGGCTGACGCCGTAGAGGAATGTCACCGGAAAAAATACCACCGCTGTCGCGAACGTCGCCGCCAGAACCGGCAGGGCCACTTCTTTACCACCTTGCTCTGCCGCGATGTGCGGGGGTTCCCCACTTTCGAGGTGGCGGAAAATGTTTTCCAGCACGACGACTGAATTGTCGATGAGCCGGGAAAAGGCCAGCGCCAGCCCGCCCAGCAGCATCACGTTGATGGTGCTACCGCCCAAGGACAAGCCAATGAATGCGGCCAGCGCCGAGAGCGGAATGCACAGAAACACCGCCGCCGTTGCGCGCAGGCTGCCGAGGAAAACGAGGATCAGCAGCCCCGTCAGAAGCAAGCCGATCAGCCCTTCATCGATGAGGTTGCGAATTGCCGAGCGGACAAAGAGCGACTGATCGAATACGACATCGGGCGCCAGTTCTTTTGGGACATCCACCAAGTTTCGCACCACTTTCTTGATGCCGTCCACTACTGCAATGGTGTTGTCCTCACCCCCTTGCTTGAGTACCGGCAGATAGACCGATGGCTGGCCGTCCACCCGGACGATACAGTTCTGAATCTGGGAGGCGTCCTCGGCTTGGCCGACGTCACCCACCAACACCGTGGCCTGGCCAACGCTTTTGAGCGGAATTCGGTTGATTTCCTGGATGGCGTTGATTTGGCTGTTGGCATAGACGTTGTAGTCGAAGGGGCCGATCTTCACGTCCCCCGCGGGCAGGATCAGATTGGCGTCGTTTACCCGCCGCACGACATCCATCACGCTTAGCCCATATGCCTCCAGCTTCAGGGGGTCCACATAAACCATAATCTGCCGATAGCGGCCGCCGAAAGGCTGGGGTACGGAGGCGCCCTGGACGTTTGCCATCTGATCACGCACCTCAAACTGCCCCAGATCGCGCAATTGCGTCTCATTGAGTCCCTTGCCTTTCAAGGTCACCAGGCAAACCGGGAGGCTCGAAGCATCGAACTTGAGCACCACCGGCGGCAGTGTCCCGGGCGGTAGCCGTCGCAGGTCTGCCATCGCCAGGTTC
The Verrucomicrobiia bacterium genome window above contains:
- a CDS encoding efflux RND transporter permease subunit, translated to MSRFSIRHPYVIIVACLIVCVVGLTSLLRMPVDLFPPIKIPVVVVATFFSGMPPEQVENDITGRFERFFTLAAGLDHIESRSLSGVSLIKIFFQPRVNPDAAVTTIANLAMADLRRLPPGTLPPVVLKFDASSLPVCLVTLKGKGLNETQLRDLGQFEVRDQMANVQGASVPQPFGGRYRQIMVYVDPLKLEAYGLSVMDVVRRVNDANLILPAGDVKIGPFDYNVYANSQINAIQEINRIPLKSVGQATVLVGDVGQAEDASQIQNCIVRVDGQPSVYLPVLKQGGEDNTIAVVDGIKKVVRNLVDVPKELAPDVVFDQSLFVRSAIRNLIDEGLIGLLLTGLLILVFLGSLRATAAVFLCIPLSALAAFIGLSLGGSTINVMLLGGLALAFSRLIDNSVVVLENIFRHLESGEPPHIAAEQGGKEVALPVLAATFATAVVFFPVTFLYGVSRFLFTALALGVVLSLFASYFVALTVVPLFCAKLLKAHGQGSAGGPVERKGWGRRFNDWFNRKFQQMLDQYAAVLNLALIRPAATVLGITGLFVLSLAVYPFIGKAYFPQTDPGQFVINIKAPTGLRLELTDKLVGKVEGIVRQVVPAKDIKIVVANIGVMPGFSSIYTPNSGPHTAFIQVGLQPHSHQSSFEYMQRVRQRVKRDLPQVTAYFRTGGLVGAILDLGMPAPMDIAVSALDLAAAHATATQIAQKVRRLPGVSDVLVPQDMDYPALNLNIDRVRADQLGLSAKEAVSSVITALTSDAMIAPSYWVDPKTGNDYFLTVQYPEDYVKNLAALSALPLRAARLLKTTRLENLSQIWRSQAPTEVDHYQLRRVVDVYVAPNGEDLQGVFNGAQKVIRQTPLPEGVRVSVRGSVQAMRTSFKSFGLGLILATLLVYLILAAQFESFLDPLLILLAVPTGLTGVLLMLFFTATTVNVMSLMGVVMMVGIVVSNSILIVEFTRRLRREGKPLREAVSLACRVRLRPVLMTSLATLIGLLPLAAKLGTGSEAYAPLARAIIGGLAASVVLTVFIVPAAYYSIYRRQTPNLPEGAAPDAQESHPTT